The DNA region GAATTTCGGCTTTCCCCACTGCCACGGAAAATCGGTCGTCGATCCCGAATTCGGGCCCAAGGATGGCTGCGGCCGATTCGTTCCGCCGGTCGCCGAGCTCGGCGCCCACGTCGCCGCCCTGGGAATGCGCTTTTACAACGGAGCGATGTTCCCGGCCGAATACCGCGGGCAAATTTTCATCGCCGAGCACGGCTCTTGGAATCGCAGCTCCAAGGTCGGCTACCGGGTGACGCGAGTAAAGCTCGACGGCGATCGGGCCGTCGAATACACTCCCTTCGCTCAAGGCTGGCTCGGCCCCAAAGGCGAAGTCCGGGGCCGGCCGGTCGACGTCTTGGTCATGCCCGACGGCGCCCTGCTGGTCTCCGACGATCAACGCGGCGCGATTTACCGGATCACTTATTCGAAACCATGAAGGAGGAAACCATGAGCCCCGTTAAACCCATCCCGGAAGGATATCACACCGCCACTCCTTATCTTTGCATCAAGGGCGCCGCCGAGGCGCTGGCCTTCTACAAGAAAGCCTTCGGCGCCAAGGAAATCATGCGAATGGACGGGCCCGACGGCCGGCTGGCCCATGCCGAGATCAAGATCGGAGACTCGCCGATCATGATGGCCGACGAATATCCCGAGATGGGCTTCCGCAGCCCCAAAACCTTGGGCGGAAGCCCGGTCTCGATCATGCTCTATGTCGAGGACGTCGATTCCTTCGCCGCCAAGGCCGTCGAGGCCGGCCTG from bacterium includes:
- a CDS encoding VOC family protein produces the protein MSPVKPIPEGYHTATPYLCIKGAAEALAFYKKAFGAKEIMRMDGPDGRLAHAEIKIGDSPIMMADEYPEMGFRSPKTLGGSPVSIMLYVEDVDSFAAKAVEAGLKVLKPVADQFYGDRSGHFEDPYGHTWSISTHKEDLSPEEIAQRMGQMTKEGKS